The genomic region GAGTTCACGTGTTTGAGTCAAGCTTGAGTTCAAATATGTAGTATACCATGTGATCTAGGTTAAGTCAATTTCCGTGTAGGACATGGTCTCGTGGGTTGGCCGAGTATATATATTCGCTGACCGGTGCCACGGTCCACAGTCAGACAGAGTTCTCCACCGTGCAAGGCTGCCCAGGATCATCTTCCTTGGCCCGCCATCATCCCCATTGGGGGTGACTTCCTCTGACGCGCTCATCGCACTTTTGTTCTTGTTAGCCTGACTCTGCCATGGATGATTTGGGGATCTGAGTGTATGTGTTTTTGGTGGATGCGCGATCCTGTTGTGTTTATACTATATGAACATATGAAATAGTTCAACGGTTTACCACTATCAGTGTAGAACAATATTAGAATTTCAATATTGCTTGCACTTTTTAATTTCAAATGTTGATGAAATTTATCACGTATCTGTGGGCCCCGAATAGAGGTGGAGACAAGAGCCAAACCTGTTGCGCAACATATATAAATAACATTCGGTGGAAAGAAAAATACAGAACTTGCCTTTTCTTTTCAAATGTTGATGAATTTTATCATGATCAAATTTTCTTGAGGCAGATGCACATTTCGATGGCAATATTGTAGTCTTTGCTCTACTGTGTATTATGTTTATAGTTTCTACAAACATTTTTATTGTGTTTGTATAATTATCATAGCTGTAGTAGTACCAATTTAATTAAAATAGTGATAGCAATTTATATTATATAGTTAACTCAAGTCCATTACTAAAATTGTTGTCCTTTCATGATCCTCAATGCAGAATTTGAAGTTGATATCATGCAAAACATCAACCGGAGCTCCAACACCCCCATCTCCGTGCACCGTGTTATGTTTGGACCCGAAGGCTGGGCGGACCTACCACATGGATTATTGCACTCCATCATTGTCCTGTTGGGTTCAACCCATGACCTTCTTGCATTCATCGCCACCTGCCCTAGCTGGTATGCCGCATTCATGTCAATCAATTCTACCTTAGGCGAGCTCTTCCCACCTGTTATTTTCCGGAACTGTGCCGACCAGACAAGCTCAGCTGGCTCTAACATTGGAAACACATGGGAGCTCATTGATCCTGTATATCCAAGTACTCTGTTGTGTCGCTTGACCCCTCCAAGTATTTTGGACAAAATGGCAGTCGTCAAATGTTCTTATGGTCATGCGATTTTCTGCAACGAGAGATCCCTTGTCATTATGGACGTGCTCACTGGCACTACAGTTGCAGCTCCACCTTTCCCATTGAGTCAACTGTGCTACAAAACCTTCATATCTCCAGAGGCGTCACCAGATTCATATCTATTTGTTAGCAGCCCGCACTGCCTGTACGCTTGGCGAGTTGGGAGCCCCTCTTGGTTGCACTGCGATTTTCTAAATGCACATTTGATCAAGGAGATGGTGTCCTTCAAAGGCCGGGTCATTATGAGGATGCGTCAAACACTATACACCGTGCATTTGGCACCTCAGTTTCATGTTGAGGTACTAAGAGTTGATTGCAGAGATTATATGGACCCGTACGTGCTTTCCGGAAATTTGGTGGCttgtgaagacacacttctcctacTTGGTCGTAACGGGGAAGCCTTCTCTATTGACTTCTCAACTGAACCTGCAAAGTATGTGAGCGTGGAAGAGGAAGGCTTGAAGAAGTGGGCGTTCTTCTTTGGCGAGAAACGTAATAGACAGCCACGACTCTTAGTGAATCCAGAGAGAATGGGTTTAAGGGGTGGCCTTGTCTATCAGTTGGATGAAAATGCTCGGGTATTTTCATACCCAGTAGATGGCAACCAAAATGAGGAGTTGGAGTCAGAACCTTGTTTTGCGACGATCAATGCTTATCTTGCTCGCAATCCTACATCCTTTGCAGCTTGGGTATGAGATAGTGTCATTGCAGCACGCAATTGTCTTGTTGTCGTTGGCTGCACTTGGGGACTTTTTGTCGCTATGTTGCTTCTAGTTTCCGCTCCTTTGACGGAGTACATCAAGATTTGTAATAATCTTTGTTTGCCACCCAGTGTACCTTCCTGGAGGCAAAACTTGTGCTACATGTTGCTGTTTTCGCTGAACCTTGTTATTAACTCCCGTTTTGCATACAAGAGACAAGGGTTTGCATCATGAAACAATACTAGCTTCTTGGGTCTTCATATCACTCTTCAGCATTTTTTGTGTGCACCATGTCAGATGTGCATGGGCTTTTATTTTAGTTATGTGCTTTGTGTGGTCCATACATCTATTTGTAGCTTGATCTCCTTCCAAACAGAGATAATCAAATGCACGCAGAGCTGTTTGCTGAAGCTATGTTCAAATGCAGATCTGTTTGGTTTTCGATGTCTGCCTAGTTTTTGTTGGTGCGAAATATAAACTTTGTGATGAATGCATATATGCTGCTTATATGTTTGTTGGCTGAACTTGCAGTCTATATTAACCTGATGTCTATGGACTTGCATCCTCACTCTAATTCTTGGTGACCTTGCAACTCTCCATATATGCTGCCAAGCTATGTTATCAATATTCACATTTCCACCCAATGAGATTGTCATATGCTCAAGCACATCACATGAAAAATCAACAACCATAGTACAATTACTCTTAGCTACCTATGTATGAAAGGGAAGTTACAGGCCTATCCCATGTTATCAAGTGCCCAGGTACAAGAAAACTCCACAATCTGTAATAAATGAGAAATAAAACATATGGGTCCCTTGTAATTGCCGCAGAAAAAAAGAGGAAAGTACATAATCTGATAACTTAATCTACACTTCTGTTTGTAATGCAAGTTTCGAGACGAACATTCAATGAACTACTCATCCTGCGACTGCAACATTGTAGAATCCCCCCACCAAAGCTGTATCAGAAGCTAATCATCAACCGCACTCCCGGCCATAAGACCATCGCAGGACGTAACAAGGAAACGCGCAGGGAAGACCCAGGTTGACTCCAATTTCAGGTACCGTCTTCCAGTGTTGAAGAG from Triticum aestivum cultivar Chinese Spring chromosome 4A, IWGSC CS RefSeq v2.1, whole genome shotgun sequence harbors:
- the LOC123088386 gene encoding uncharacterized protein, with translation MIGDEGKRHTVSDGHVLPRLASEKVVVASTSPSAINIEEEFEVDIMQNINRSSNTPISVHRVMFGPEGWADLPHGLLHSIIVLLGSTHDLLAFIATCPSWYAAFMSINSTLGELFPPVIFRNCADQTSSAGSNIGNTWELIDPVYPSTLLCRLTPPSILDKMAVVKCSYGHAIFCNERSLVIMDVLTGTTVAAPPFPLSQLCYKTFISPEASPDSYLFVSSPHCLYAWRVGSPSWLHCDFLNAHLIKEMVSFKGRVIMRMRQTLYTVHLAPQFHVEVLRVDCRDYMDPYVLSGNLVACEDTLLLLGRNGEAFSIDFSTEPAKYVSVEEEGLKKWAFFFGEKRNRQPRLLVNPERMGLRGGLVYQLDENARVFSYPVDGNQNEELESEPCFATINAYLARNPTSFAAWV